From a region of the Listeria monocytogenes ATCC 19117 genome:
- the argH gene encoding argininosuccinate lyase, protein MEKLWGGRFQGKSEAWIDDFGASISFDQKMAKEDLAGSLAHVAMLSKCGIIPASEAAEITAGLKILQEKLALGELEFSTVNEDIHLNIEKLLHEEIGPVAGKLHTARSRNDQVATDMHLYLKQAVAEIIQSLKHLRVVLVQKAEANVETIMPGYTHLQHAQPISFAHHLLAYFGMFTRDLERLEESVKRIDISPLGSAALAGTTFPIDRAYSAELLGFSAIYENSLDGVSDRDFIIEFLSNSSILMMHLSRFCEELILWTSHEFQFVELTDAFSTGSSIMPQKKNPDMAELIRGKTGRVYGNLFGMLTVLKGLPLAYNKDLQEDKEGMFDTLETVQTSLDIFAGMIETMKINTEIMEESTQKDFSNATELADYLAKKGVPFREAHEIVGKLVLECTQNGIYLQDVALSHYQEINPLIDDDIYVVLSSKTAVQKRNSYGGTGFDQIKVALENAKKTL, encoded by the coding sequence ATGGAAAAACTATGGGGCGGACGTTTTCAAGGGAAAAGTGAAGCATGGATTGACGATTTTGGTGCTTCGATTTCTTTTGATCAAAAAATGGCAAAAGAAGACTTGGCGGGAAGTTTAGCGCATGTCGCTATGCTCAGCAAATGCGGAATTATTCCTGCTTCAGAAGCAGCTGAAATTACGGCCGGATTAAAAATCCTCCAAGAAAAATTAGCGCTTGGTGAGCTCGAATTCAGCACAGTTAACGAAGATATTCATTTAAATATCGAAAAACTATTGCACGAGGAAATCGGCCCAGTCGCTGGAAAACTTCATACGGCGCGCAGTCGGAATGATCAAGTTGCAACAGACATGCATTTGTATTTAAAACAAGCCGTAGCAGAAATTATTCAGTCATTAAAACATTTACGCGTGGTGCTAGTCCAAAAAGCGGAGGCGAACGTCGAAACGATTATGCCTGGCTATACACACTTGCAACACGCCCAACCCATCTCTTTTGCACATCATTTATTAGCTTACTTTGGAATGTTTACACGGGATTTGGAGCGTTTAGAAGAAAGTGTCAAACGGATTGATATTTCACCGCTCGGTTCTGCTGCGCTGGCTGGGACGACTTTTCCGATTGACCGAGCCTACAGCGCTGAATTACTTGGTTTTTCCGCTATCTATGAAAATAGTTTAGACGGCGTGAGTGATCGTGATTTTATTATTGAGTTTCTTAGTAACAGTTCTATCTTAATGATGCATTTATCGCGTTTTTGTGAGGAACTGATACTTTGGACGAGTCATGAGTTTCAATTTGTCGAGTTAACGGACGCTTTTTCAACGGGAAGTTCTATTATGCCGCAAAAGAAAAATCCAGATATGGCTGAGTTAATTCGCGGTAAAACTGGCCGGGTTTACGGAAACCTGTTCGGCATGCTAACGGTTTTAAAAGGTCTCCCACTCGCTTACAATAAAGACTTGCAAGAAGATAAGGAAGGCATGTTTGATACGCTTGAGACGGTTCAAACAAGCTTAGATATTTTCGCAGGAATGATTGAAACGATGAAGATCAACACAGAAATAATGGAAGAATCGACGCAAAAAGATTTTTCCAATGCGACGGAACTAGCAGATTATTTAGCGAAAAAAGGCGTTCCATTTAGAGAAGCGCATGAGATTGTTGGGAAATTGGTGCTTGAATGTACGCAAAATGGGATTTATTTGCAAGATGTAGCGCTTAGCCACTATCAGGAAATAAATCCACTTATTGATGATGATATTTACGTGGTGCTTTCCTCTAAAACTGCCGTGCAAAAAAGAAATTCTTACGGCGGGACTGGATTTGATCAAATTAAAGTTGCTCTCGAAAACGCGAAAAAAACATTGTAA
- the betL gene encoding BCCT family glycine betaine transporter BetL, which translates to MKKLTSVFWGSGCLVLLAVLFGAFLPKQFEAFTTNIQKFLTSNFGWYYLIVVAIIIIFCLFLVLSPIGSIRLGKPGEEPGYSNKSWFAMLFSAGMGIGLVFWGAAEPLSHYAVQAPGGEVGTQAAMKDALRYSFFHWGISAWSIYAIVALALAYFKFRKNAPGLISATLYPILGKHAKGPIGQLIDIIAVFATVIGVATTLGLGAQQINGGLTYLFGVPNNFTVQFTIIIIVTILFMLSAMSGLDKGIQLLSNVNIYVAGVLLVLTLILGPTLFIMNNFTNSFGDYLQNIIQMSFQTAPDAPDARKWIDSWTIFYWAWWLSWSPFVGIFIARISRGRTIRQFLLGVIVLPALVSVFWFAVFGGSAIFVEQHGNSGLSSLATEQVLFGVFNEFPAGMVLSIVAMILIAVFFITSADSATFVLGMQTTGGSLNPPNSVKVTWGLLQAGIASVLLYAGGLTALQNASIIAAFPFSIVIILMIVSLFVSLTREQEKLGLYVRPKKSQRSQL; encoded by the coding sequence TTGAAAAAATTAACAAGTGTTTTTTGGGGATCGGGTTGTCTTGTTTTATTAGCCGTTTTATTTGGAGCCTTTTTGCCAAAACAATTTGAAGCTTTTACAACCAATATCCAAAAATTTCTAACAAGTAATTTTGGTTGGTACTATTTAATTGTTGTAGCGATTATTATTATCTTCTGCTTGTTTTTAGTTTTAAGTCCGATTGGCTCGATTCGCCTCGGAAAACCGGGTGAGGAACCGGGGTATAGTAATAAGTCTTGGTTTGCGATGTTGTTTAGTGCTGGAATGGGAATTGGCCTCGTTTTCTGGGGTGCAGCTGAGCCGTTATCTCATTATGCGGTCCAAGCTCCTGGCGGTGAAGTCGGCACGCAAGCAGCGATGAAAGATGCGCTTCGCTATTCATTCTTCCACTGGGGAATTTCTGCTTGGTCGATTTATGCGATTGTCGCTTTAGCACTGGCTTACTTCAAATTCCGGAAAAATGCGCCGGGTTTAATAAGTGCCACTCTTTATCCTATTTTAGGGAAACATGCCAAAGGTCCAATTGGACAATTGATTGATATCATCGCTGTTTTTGCGACAGTCATCGGTGTTGCAACGACACTCGGCCTTGGCGCTCAACAAATTAATGGTGGTCTTACATACTTGTTTGGCGTTCCAAACAATTTTACTGTCCAATTTACCATTATTATCATTGTCACCATTTTATTTATGTTATCAGCCATGTCTGGACTTGATAAAGGGATTCAGCTTTTAAGTAATGTAAATATTTATGTTGCTGGAGTTTTATTAGTTTTAACCCTTATTCTTGGACCTACCCTATTCATTATGAATAACTTCACCAATTCATTTGGTGACTACTTACAAAATATCATCCAAATGAGTTTTCAGACAGCACCTGATGCGCCTGATGCTCGAAAATGGATTGACTCATGGACTATTTTTTATTGGGCTTGGTGGCTTTCTTGGTCTCCGTTCGTTGGGATTTTTATTGCCAGAATTTCGCGCGGTAGAACGATTCGCCAATTCTTGCTCGGTGTCATCGTGTTGCCCGCTTTAGTCAGTGTATTTTGGTTTGCCGTATTTGGCGGCTCGGCGATTTTTGTCGAACAACATGGAAATTCTGGGCTTTCAAGTTTAGCAACTGAACAAGTACTCTTTGGGGTATTTAATGAATTCCCAGCTGGTATGGTTTTATCGATTGTTGCGATGATTTTAATTGCAGTCTTCTTTATTACTTCAGCAGACTCAGCCACATTTGTTCTCGGTATGCAAACGACAGGCGGATCTTTAAATCCACCGAACTCCGTCAAAGTAACATGGGGACTACTCCAAGCAGGGATAGCAAGTGTGCTACTATATGCGGGGGGACTCACAGCTCTTCAAAACGCATCAATTATAGCAGCCTTTCCGTTTTCTATCGTCATTATCTTAATGATTGTTTCGTTATTCGTTTCGTTAACGAGGGAACAAGAAAAACTCGGATTGTACGTCCGACCGAAAAAATCACAACGTTCCCAACTATAA
- a CDS encoding class II aldolase/adducin family protein, with translation MLYQKEREDLAKIVKTMFDRFETNAAGGNVSVRMNNEHIIMTPTLMSQAKLCDLSPYEILVVDNNNEVVEGDGRVTREINLHRACYVENPKIGCVLHAHPKESMLFATLGMELPNLTEATQKIGQIPTLEFAPATSPELAEIVRKHVIELGDKAVPSASLLNKHGIVVLDTSLHKAYDMLERIEYNAYIAEKALVFDALGIKKLAHDRELNYNLEE, from the coding sequence ATGTTATACCAAAAAGAACGTGAAGATTTAGCAAAAATAGTGAAGACGATGTTTGACCGCTTTGAAACGAATGCAGCTGGAGGAAATGTAAGTGTGCGCATGAATAATGAGCACATTATTATGACACCTACACTCATGAGTCAAGCAAAACTTTGCGATCTTTCCCCATATGAAATCCTTGTAGTGGATAATAACAATGAAGTCGTAGAAGGCGATGGGAGAGTTACTAGAGAAATTAACTTACACCGCGCTTGTTACGTAGAAAATCCAAAAATTGGCTGTGTACTCCATGCTCATCCAAAAGAATCGATGCTATTTGCCACACTTGGAATGGAATTACCGAATTTAACAGAAGCAACGCAAAAAATTGGCCAAATTCCAACACTTGAATTTGCGCCAGCGACTAGTCCAGAACTTGCGGAAATCGTTCGTAAACACGTTATCGAACTAGGAGATAAAGCTGTTCCTAGTGCAAGTTTATTAAATAAACACGGTATTGTCGTATTAGATACATCACTTCATAAAGCATACGACATGCTAGAGCGTATTGAATACAATGCCTATATTGCAGAAAAAGCGTTAGTATTTGATGCGTTAGGTATAAAAAAATTAGCTCATGACCGCGAATTAAATTATAATTTGGAGGAGTAA
- a CDS encoding 1-phosphofructokinase → MIYTITLNPAIDRLLFIQGELEKRKTNRVKKTEFDCGGKGLHVSGVLSKFGIKNEALGIAGSDNLDKLYAILKEKHINHDFLVEAGTSTRECFVVLSDDTNGSTMIPEAGFTVSQTNKDNLLKQIAKKVKKEDMVVIAGSPPPHYTLSDFKELLRTVKATGAFLGCDNSGEYLNLAVEMGVDFIKPNEDEVIAILDETTNSLEENVRKLAGKIPYLVVSLGAKGSLCAHNGKLYQVIPPKVQERNDTGAGDVFVGAFIAGLAMNMPITETLKVATGCSASKVMQQDSSSFDLEAAGKLKNQVSIIQLEER, encoded by the coding sequence ATGATTTACACGATAACATTAAATCCAGCCATTGACCGGTTGCTTTTCATTCAAGGAGAGTTAGAAAAAAGGAAGACTAATCGAGTCAAAAAAACGGAATTTGATTGCGGGGGAAAGGGGCTTCATGTTTCGGGAGTGTTATCCAAATTCGGTATTAAAAATGAAGCACTTGGAATTGCGGGATCAGACAATCTCGACAAACTATATGCCATTCTAAAAGAAAAACATATCAACCATGATTTCCTTGTAGAAGCTGGAACTTCGACAAGAGAATGCTTCGTCGTCTTAAGTGATGACACGAATGGCAGCACGATGATACCTGAAGCTGGTTTTACCGTAAGTCAGACCAACAAAGACAATCTTTTAAAACAAATCGCTAAAAAAGTTAAAAAAGAGGATATGGTGGTGATTGCTGGATCTCCGCCTCCTCATTATACATTATCTGATTTTAAAGAACTACTAAGAACTGTCAAAGCAACAGGAGCGTTTCTCGGATGTGATAATTCTGGTGAATATTTAAACTTAGCGGTCGAAATGGGCGTTGATTTCATTAAACCAAATGAAGATGAAGTCATTGCCATTTTGGATGAAACGACCAATTCACTAGAAGAAAATGTCCGCAAATTAGCCGGAAAAATTCCCTATCTAGTCGTTTCGCTTGGAGCAAAAGGATCACTTTGCGCGCATAATGGCAAGTTGTATCAAGTTATTCCACCAAAAGTGCAGGAACGCAATGATACTGGGGCTGGCGATGTGTTTGTTGGGGCATTTATTGCAGGACTTGCGATGAACATGCCAATTACTGAAACATTAAAAGTCGCGACAGGTTGTTCCGCTAGTAAAGTCATGCAACAAGACAGTTCGAGCTTTGATTTAGAAGCTGCTGGAAAACTCAAGAATCAAGTAAGCATTATACAATTGGAGGAGAGATAA
- a CDS encoding PTS galactitol transporter subunit IIC, whose product MESLQSVIQFILNLGAAVFVPALMIIIGLIVRMKVRDAVSAGIILGVAFLGMNIVIGFMIEALTPAAQGLAERTGINLSILDGGWTSMATLAWAWPFAFLMFPLQLGINAIMLVINKTKTLNVDLWNVWGKILTAVLIIGVTQNVYLAFIVAGIQIVTELILCDANQRQIQELNGIPGVTVSHGMMIFCIFLMPLDWLLKKIPALRKDMDANALKDKIGIFAENHVMGFIIGGLLGIAAGYDVAKTLMLAMQAAAALTLFPMVAKLFMQALSPLSDGISEFMKRKFKNRELFIGLDWPILAGCSEVWVAIVLMVPVTLIFALILPGNGVLPFAGILNISLCAPALIVTGGNLIRMIILGTITTPIFLYVSTFFAGTITDLAHSTGAISLKAGQQITWSTLEYPVFRYIFAEASQFTILGFIFVAIWVVLLVFYVKMMKKRTIELEKASS is encoded by the coding sequence ATGGAGTCATTACAATCAGTTATACAGTTTATTTTGAACCTTGGAGCTGCCGTTTTTGTTCCAGCACTAATGATTATTATTGGGCTAATTGTACGAATGAAAGTAAGAGATGCAGTCAGTGCGGGGATTATTCTAGGGGTTGCTTTCCTTGGAATGAACATCGTTATCGGCTTTATGATTGAAGCTTTAACACCAGCTGCACAAGGACTAGCTGAGAGAACAGGGATTAATTTAAGCATCTTAGATGGAGGCTGGACATCGATGGCAACACTTGCTTGGGCATGGCCATTTGCCTTCTTGATGTTCCCGCTACAACTAGGTATTAACGCAATTATGCTCGTTATCAATAAAACCAAAACCTTAAACGTCGATTTATGGAATGTTTGGGGGAAAATTTTAACAGCCGTACTTATTATCGGTGTAACACAAAATGTTTACTTAGCATTTATTGTTGCCGGAATTCAAATTGTTACAGAACTAATTCTATGTGATGCCAACCAACGTCAAATTCAAGAGTTAAATGGAATTCCAGGTGTAACCGTTTCTCACGGTATGATGATTTTCTGTATTTTCTTAATGCCGCTTGACTGGTTACTGAAAAAAATTCCAGCACTTCGTAAAGACATGGATGCCAATGCGTTAAAAGATAAAATTGGTATTTTTGCAGAAAACCATGTGATGGGCTTTATTATCGGTGGACTTCTGGGGATTGCAGCTGGTTATGATGTTGCGAAAACCTTGATGTTAGCCATGCAAGCTGCAGCAGCATTAACTCTTTTCCCGATGGTTGCAAAACTATTTATGCAAGCTCTTTCGCCACTATCTGATGGTATTTCTGAGTTCATGAAACGTAAATTTAAAAACCGTGAATTGTTTATTGGGCTAGATTGGCCGATTTTAGCAGGATGTAGTGAAGTTTGGGTAGCAATCGTTCTGATGGTTCCAGTTACACTTATCTTTGCGCTTATTTTACCAGGAAATGGCGTATTACCGTTCGCTGGGATTTTAAATATTTCTTTATGCGCACCAGCACTTATCGTAACAGGTGGAAACTTAATTCGTATGATTATCCTTGGAACAATTACCACACCGATTTTCTTATATGTATCTACTTTCTTCGCTGGAACAATTACGGATTTAGCGCATTCAACAGGCGCAATTTCGCTAAAAGCTGGACAACAAATTACATGGAGTACACTTGAATATCCAGTGTTCCGTTATATCTTTGCAGAAGCAAGTCAGTTTACTATTTTAGGCTTTATTTTTGTCGCAATTTGGGTAGTATTACTAGTATTCTATGTGAAAATGATGAAAAAACGAACAATTGAACTAGAAAAAGCTAGCTCTTAA
- a CDS encoding PTS sugar transporter subunit IIB produces the protein MKKVIVACGSGVATSQTVASKVERILKEKGVRATVEAVDIKSLEQHIKTSDVYVAITKANKEFDIPTLNGIAFLTGMGMDEETEKLLNALK, from the coding sequence ATGAAAAAAGTTATCGTAGCATGTGGATCAGGTGTAGCAACAAGCCAAACAGTAGCATCAAAAGTAGAACGAATTTTAAAAGAAAAAGGGGTTCGTGCAACTGTAGAAGCAGTAGATATTAAGTCTTTAGAGCAACATATTAAAACAAGTGATGTATATGTAGCTATTACAAAAGCGAACAAAGAATTCGATATTCCAACATTGAATGGTATTGCCTTCTTAACAGGCATGGGCATGGACGAAGAAACAGAAAAATTACTTAACGCCTTAAAATAA
- a CDS encoding PTS sugar transporter subunit IIA, with the protein MDYHDLFQKELTLINSRYENQAELFEYTSKILEKEQYVEPTFREAVTSREVVFPTGLEMNGIKIAIPHTDTIYVKRPFVLVNKLSTPIPFIQMGTTDKWIDVEVIFMLGIKNPQDQVPLLSSIMEKFMEADFVEQIKTINDSNTLCDFLKKQFGE; encoded by the coding sequence GTGGATTACCATGATTTGTTTCAAAAAGAGTTAACCCTGATAAATTCAAGATACGAGAATCAGGCAGAACTTTTTGAATACACGAGCAAGATATTAGAGAAAGAGCAGTATGTAGAGCCGACTTTTAGAGAAGCGGTAACAAGCCGAGAAGTTGTTTTTCCTACTGGTCTCGAGATGAATGGCATCAAAATTGCAATTCCTCATACAGACACGATTTATGTAAAACGTCCTTTTGTACTCGTAAATAAACTTTCTACGCCGATTCCTTTTATTCAAATGGGAACGACAGATAAGTGGATTGATGTCGAAGTAATTTTCATGTTAGGAATCAAAAATCCCCAAGATCAAGTTCCACTGCTTTCAAGTATCATGGAGAAATTTATGGAAGCAGACTTTGTGGAACAAATAAAAACAATAAATGATAGCAATACTTTATGTGATTTCCTAAAAAAACAATTTGGAGAGTGA
- a CDS encoding BglG family transcription antiterminator, which yields MEQNCKELITYLLLNRQVNLRNVSKNFKVSKEAISAQITQINHLLKSEPILIDHDMIFVTDVCREACYRLLTAEEQQLFSFYEVNIRRKLIMIKLLLHNHYMSLGALADYVYVSKNTMLTDVKSIKESLHEFEIQLDYSRRDGYAVSGSEFLIRNLLAELIREVVQTPYGKFVLDEKKLITVSEVFLLKKRLEKVESKLQITFTDEQMEELPYILHGIIKRSKVTNKKWTFKIEMYDIKNTREFPIMKEMFWGYDFLSENDLLYLSLQVLASNLVESALHFSDSEEIAYAVDEFIRLLEMYFATEIMKKNEFKEKVILHVRPAIYRTILGFQINNPLKKQFIKEYTPTFNIVEKASKPFEKLVGHKWSEEEIVYLSMIVLGWMYQIEETEQPIFRAVVLCKSGTSISKLLLENLKMMFPNIDFQGAYAVRQLSTVARDIDFIFTTVPVQSDATIFVIPSILSKDSRQILREQVDKAIEMDSHKKTKELLAMLKDEIPEENIRLVQAKMESFFNKKEQPMEKKEPEQMQITEEQVHFLETPLEWEQLVSVAFAPMLERGTVDASYIHTCEEIFYQNYEQMMIGPNIYLPHAKPANGVIEQDIQLMIMKADTKTPENEAVKIMIALAPSEQNKHIPLLLKLNEIFLKPEKLAGILASTNKKKIVEILERG from the coding sequence ATGGAACAGAATTGTAAGGAATTAATTACTTATCTGCTCTTGAATCGGCAAGTGAATCTTAGAAATGTTTCCAAGAATTTTAAAGTATCCAAAGAAGCAATTAGCGCACAGATTACACAAATAAACCATCTACTAAAGTCAGAACCAATTTTGATTGATCATGATATGATTTTTGTTACAGATGTATGTAGGGAAGCTTGTTACCGGCTTTTAACTGCGGAAGAGCAACAGCTGTTTTCGTTTTATGAGGTAAATATTCGTCGCAAACTTATCATGATTAAATTACTACTTCATAATCATTATATGTCACTCGGAGCGCTTGCGGACTACGTTTATGTAAGTAAAAACACCATGCTTACAGATGTTAAAAGTATCAAAGAGAGTCTGCATGAGTTTGAAATTCAGCTTGATTATTCGAGGAGAGATGGCTACGCTGTTTCTGGTTCAGAATTTCTGATTCGTAATTTACTAGCAGAACTTATTCGCGAAGTCGTTCAGACCCCATACGGGAAATTTGTCCTTGATGAAAAGAAGCTGATTACTGTGAGCGAAGTGTTTTTACTAAAAAAACGGCTCGAAAAGGTTGAAAGTAAGCTTCAAATTACCTTTACAGATGAGCAGATGGAAGAATTGCCCTATATTCTCCACGGCATCATCAAAAGATCCAAAGTAACAAACAAGAAATGGACATTTAAAATTGAAATGTATGACATCAAAAATACCCGTGAGTTCCCGATAATGAAAGAAATGTTTTGGGGGTATGATTTTTTAAGTGAAAACGATTTACTTTACTTATCGTTACAAGTCCTCGCTTCGAACTTAGTCGAGTCGGCGCTTCATTTCTCAGACAGTGAAGAAATCGCCTACGCAGTCGACGAGTTCATTCGTTTACTAGAAATGTATTTTGCGACGGAAATCATGAAGAAAAATGAATTTAAAGAAAAAGTGATTTTACATGTTAGGCCAGCAATTTACCGAACAATTTTAGGATTTCAAATCAATAATCCACTTAAAAAGCAGTTTATTAAAGAGTACACCCCGACATTTAACATTGTAGAAAAAGCCTCCAAACCTTTTGAAAAATTGGTTGGTCACAAGTGGTCAGAAGAGGAGATTGTGTATCTTTCTATGATAGTTCTTGGGTGGATGTATCAAATTGAAGAAACAGAACAGCCGATTTTCCGCGCAGTTGTCCTTTGTAAAAGTGGTACATCCATCTCTAAACTACTGTTAGAAAACTTGAAAATGATGTTTCCGAATATTGATTTTCAAGGAGCTTATGCGGTGCGGCAATTAAGTACGGTGGCACGCGATATTGATTTTATTTTTACGACTGTGCCCGTTCAAAGCGATGCCACCATTTTTGTAATCCCGTCCATTTTAAGTAAAGACAGCCGCCAAATCCTTAGGGAACAAGTGGATAAAGCAATCGAAATGGACAGTCATAAAAAAACCAAAGAACTGCTTGCTATGCTAAAAGATGAAATTCCCGAAGAAAATATTCGATTAGTGCAAGCCAAAATGGAATCCTTTTTCAACAAAAAAGAGCAACCTATGGAGAAGAAAGAACCAGAACAAATGCAAATTACGGAAGAGCAGGTTCACTTCTTAGAAACGCCACTTGAGTGGGAGCAACTAGTTTCGGTGGCATTTGCACCAATGTTAGAACGAGGCACGGTGGATGCTAGTTACATTCATACTTGTGAAGAAATATTCTATCAAAATTATGAGCAGATGATGATTGGGCCGAATATTTATTTACCACATGCCAAACCCGCAAACGGGGTAATTGAGCAAGATATTCAGTTGATGATAATGAAAGCGGACACAAAAACCCCTGAAAATGAAGCAGTCAAAATCATGATTGCCTTAGCACCATCTGAACAAAACAAACATATACCATTATTACTAAAATTGAACGAAATTTTCTTGAAGCCTGAGAAATTAGCGGGAATTCTCGCTTCTACTAACAAAAAGAAAATCGTTGAAATCCTTGAAAGGGGGTGA
- a CDS encoding PLP-dependent aminotransferase family protein: MWKLAGNSNLPIYLQIVDLIETKIINGELLPEEKLPPERQLAEMFGVNRSTVVRALDELTARAVIIRKQGSGTTVNAEKWGLFAGQSTNWRHYLTQGGFTPAVPYIRQAGVMERADSDQVIDAASGELPLEMTPKMETPSLSWQSFIAEEQQEDEAGYKPLRETIQKQMKEAYGLQTRPEQIFITSGAQQALFLITQCLLKPGDAVAIESPSYFYSLSLFQSAGLRIFALPMDEDGVIISELRDLYHKHRVKMVFVNPTFQNPTGLVMSLERRKELVKICAHLQIPIVEDDPFSELAALDSQVPAPLKQLDTDNVLYIGSLSKIMGSTTRIGWLIGPTAVIERLALARQEMDFGLSIFPQVLANSVLNTPGYKLHLQQLHHVLKQRRGDLIEAFEAILPNDVVFIKPKGGFHLWVKLPVEIRSIRDFDIFLANDLLVMPGFLFGVKEAVIRVTYARLEKTEARRIAEIIKQILIEKKCEEA; encoded by the coding sequence ATGTGGAAACTTGCTGGAAATTCTAATTTACCAATTTATTTACAAATTGTAGATTTAATAGAAACAAAAATTATCAACGGAGAACTTTTGCCAGAAGAGAAGTTGCCTCCGGAAAGACAGTTGGCGGAAATGTTTGGGGTGAATCGTTCGACGGTTGTGCGGGCGCTCGATGAACTTACAGCACGTGCGGTTATCATTCGCAAACAAGGTAGTGGAACGACAGTCAATGCGGAAAAATGGGGGCTTTTTGCAGGGCAGTCAACCAATTGGCGCCATTATTTAACGCAAGGGGGCTTTACACCAGCAGTCCCTTATATTCGGCAAGCGGGAGTAATGGAACGAGCTGATTCGGATCAAGTGATTGATGCAGCGAGCGGGGAATTGCCACTTGAAATGACGCCAAAAATGGAAACACCGAGTCTTTCATGGCAGTCTTTTATTGCAGAAGAACAACAGGAGGATGAAGCGGGATACAAACCACTGCGTGAAACGATTCAAAAACAGATGAAGGAAGCTTATGGCTTACAAACACGACCCGAACAAATTTTCATTACATCGGGTGCACAACAAGCGCTCTTTTTAATTACGCAATGTTTATTAAAACCGGGTGATGCTGTGGCAATTGAGTCACCTTCCTACTTTTATTCGCTATCGTTGTTTCAGTCAGCCGGTTTGCGGATTTTTGCACTACCAATGGACGAGGATGGTGTCATTATTTCTGAATTACGCGATTTATACCATAAACACCGTGTGAAAATGGTTTTTGTTAATCCAACCTTTCAAAATCCAACTGGACTTGTAATGAGTTTGGAACGGCGCAAAGAACTCGTGAAAATTTGCGCTCATTTGCAAATACCGATAGTTGAAGATGATCCATTTTCAGAACTAGCCGCACTAGACAGCCAAGTTCCGGCACCACTGAAACAACTGGACACAGATAATGTGTTATACATTGGCTCGCTCTCAAAAATTATGGGATCCACTACACGAATTGGTTGGCTTATTGGTCCGACAGCAGTAATTGAACGGCTCGCGCTCGCCAGGCAAGAGATGGATTTTGGTTTAAGTATTTTTCCACAAGTACTGGCAAATAGTGTTTTGAATACGCCCGGTTACAAGTTGCATTTACAGCAATTGCACCACGTATTAAAACAGCGCCGAGGTGATTTAATCGAAGCTTTCGAAGCCATTTTACCGAATGATGTAGTATTTATTAAGCCAAAAGGTGGTTTTCATTTATGGGTGAAATTACCAGTCGAAATTCGCTCGATTCGTGATTTTGATATATTTTTAGCGAATGATTTACTTGTTATGCCAGGATTTTTATTTGGGGTAAAAGAAGCGGTTATCCGTGTAACTTATGCGCGGCTTGAGAAGACGGAAGCGAGACGTATAGCTGAAATAATAAAGCAAATATTAATAGAAAAAAAGTGCGAGGAAGCTTGA